One genomic region from Candidatus Goldiibacteriota bacterium encodes:
- the mnmA gene encoding tRNA 2-thiouridine(34) synthase MnmA, translating into MKIIIGMSGGADSTAAAWLLKQKGHELTAITLSLWDEASRCCNIEDIMDAKAACAKLGIRHYTLNLKKEFREKVVEPFIDSYLSGETPNPCVLCNEEIKFAALIKKMKELSYDKVATGHYARIGKKSGQFALKAGKDKSKTQEYFLARLKKEELKDIIFPLGNMEKKEIKEIVKKQGLLKEKQESQEVCFLQGNETPYDFIKRQRGYSGEPGGLYDGDNKKLKVLDTPYFNYTIGQRKGLNYSAGHPVYVTKIDAKEKKVFIGDKEEVFSSVFDIDSLNLLYDDGKKDFAAKVKIRYLHKAAAAKVKITGKTAEIAFLKPQFAVTPGQLAVIYAGNTVIASGFIGAIRG; encoded by the coding sequence GTGAAAATAATAATAGGAATGAGCGGCGGCGCGGATTCCACGGCCGCCGCGTGGCTTTTAAAACAAAAAGGCCATGAACTGACCGCAATAACCCTTTCTTTATGGGATGAAGCCTCCCGCTGCTGCAACATTGAAGACATCATGGACGCCAAAGCCGCGTGCGCGAAACTGGGTATAAGGCATTACACGCTTAACCTGAAAAAAGAATTCAGGGAAAAAGTGGTGGAGCCGTTTATTGATTCTTATCTTTCGGGGGAAACTCCCAATCCGTGCGTGCTGTGCAATGAGGAAATAAAATTTGCGGCGCTTATTAAAAAAATGAAAGAACTCTCGTATGATAAAGTTGCGACCGGGCATTACGCAAGGATAGGAAAAAAATCCGGACAATTTGCGCTTAAAGCAGGGAAAGATAAAAGCAAGACGCAGGAATATTTTCTGGCGCGCCTGAAAAAAGAGGAACTTAAAGACATAATATTTCCCCTTGGGAACATGGAAAAAAAAGAGATAAAAGAGATAGTAAAAAAGCAGGGGCTGTTAAAGGAAAAACAGGAAAGCCAGGAAGTGTGTTTTTTGCAGGGAAATGAAACGCCATATGATTTCATAAAAAGGCAGCGCGGATACAGCGGGGAGCCGGGCGGGCTTTATGACGGGGATAATAAAAAGCTTAAAGTATTAGACACCCCGTATTTTAATTACACAATAGGGCAGCGCAAGGGGCTTAATTACAGCGCGGGGCACCCTGTATATGTGACAAAAATTGACGCGAAAGAAAAAAAGGTATTTATCGGCGATAAAGAAGAGGTTTTCTCTTCCGTATTTGATATTGATTCGCTTAATCTGCTTTATGATGACGGTAAAAAAGATTTTGCCGCGAAAGTCAAGATACGGTACCTGCACAAAGCAGCTGCCGCGAAAGTTAAAATAACGGGCAAAACAGCAGAGATTGCTTTTTTAAAACCGCAGTTTGCGGTGACGCCTGGGCAGCTTGCTGTTATTTACGCCGGAAACACGGTTATCGCAAGCGGGTTTATTGGAGCCATTCGCGGTTAA
- a CDS encoding iron-sulfur cluster assembly scaffold protein — protein MKYSEKVMERFKNLKNMGRIDNADGIGKVGNAKCGDVMWIYIKVDDGIITDCKFETFGCVAAIATSSQATDLIKGMPVEKALEVTNKSIVELLDGLPPEKLHCSVLAEDGIKRAIEDYNRRKQGLPPLPEKEDDGHDHGHEGEEE, from the coding sequence ATGAAATACTCCGAAAAAGTAATGGAAAGGTTTAAGAATTTAAAGAACATGGGAAGGATAGATAACGCGGACGGAATCGGCAAAGTGGGCAACGCCAAGTGCGGCGATGTGATGTGGATATACATAAAGGTGGATGACGGCATAATTACAGACTGTAAGTTTGAAACTTTTGGTTGTGTGGCTGCTATAGCCACATCTTCGCAGGCTACGGATTTAATCAAAGGAATGCCGGTTGAAAAAGCGCTGGAAGTTACAAATAAAAGTATAGTGGAGCTTTTAGACGGCCTTCCGCCGGAAAAACTGCACTGCTCTGTACTTGCCGAAGACGGTATTAAAAGGGCTATAGAAGATTACAACAGAAGAAAACAGGGCCTGCCCCCGCTTCCGGAAAAAGAAGATGACGGCCACGACCACGGCCATGAAGGCGAAGAAGAGTAA
- the nadA gene encoding quinolinate synthase NadA, with amino-acid sequence MEKNEMIAKIKELKAKKGGLIVAHNYQIPDIQDIADFTGDSLELARKTAAAPEQLIVFCGVKFMAETAKILSPKKKVLIPRMDAGCPLADTITVEEVKEYRKKYPDAALAGYVNTNAEVKVLLDVCVTSANAIDVVKKLPQKQVVFLPDKNLGYWVKKHTPEKELIIHQGGCIVHHQFTKEDVIKSREAHPGAKILVHPECEPEVVDAADVVGSTSGMIKYVRESPDKQFIIGTEEGHIHRLKKERPDAEFFSLGSAKVCVNMKKTRLSDLLACLEEEKTEVILDEDTIKNAIRPIEKMVEL; translated from the coding sequence ATGGAAAAAAATGAAATGATTGCAAAAATTAAGGAACTTAAAGCAAAAAAAGGCGGGCTTATCGTCGCGCATAACTACCAGATACCGGATATTCAGGATATTGCTGATTTTACCGGTGATTCACTGGAACTGGCGCGCAAGACAGCGGCTGCGCCGGAACAGTTAATTGTATTCTGCGGCGTAAAGTTCATGGCGGAAACCGCAAAAATTCTTTCTCCCAAGAAGAAAGTATTAATCCCCAGAATGGACGCGGGATGCCCGCTGGCTGATACGATTACGGTTGAAGAGGTAAAAGAGTACAGAAAGAAATATCCCGATGCCGCTCTTGCCGGGTATGTTAACACAAACGCCGAAGTAAAAGTGCTTCTTGACGTGTGCGTAACATCGGCAAACGCTATAGATGTGGTTAAAAAACTTCCCCAAAAACAGGTTGTATTTCTTCCTGATAAAAATCTTGGATACTGGGTGAAAAAACATACTCCCGAAAAAGAGCTTATTATCCATCAGGGCGGATGCATTGTGCACCATCAGTTCACAAAAGAAGATGTAATAAAGTCGCGCGAAGCGCATCCCGGCGCCAAAATACTGGTGCATCCCGAATGCGAACCCGAAGTGGTGGATGCGGCTGATGTGGTGGGGTCAACATCCGGCATGATTAAGTATGTAAGGGAAAGCCCGGACAAGCAGTTTATAATAGGTACGGAAGAAGGGCATATACACAGGCTGAAAAAAGAAAGGCCTGACGCGGAATTTTTCTCGCTGGGCTCCGCGAAAGTATGCGTGAATATGAAAAAAACCAGATTGTCCGACCTGCTTGCGTGCCTGGAAGAGGAAAAGACAGAAGTTATTCTTGATGAAGATACAATAAAAAACGCGATACGCCCCATAGAAAAAATGGTGGAACTGTAA
- the nifS gene encoding cysteine desulfurase NifS, with protein MKIHYLDNNATTRMDDEVLKAMMPYMTENYANASGVYSFGQDARKAVEESRAVVARFFNAADSREIIFTSGGTESDNIAVRGAALANSSKGKHIITSAIEHHAVLNVCKALEKEGYEVTYLPVDKYGVINPDDVKKAIRPDTILISIMAVNNETGTIEPISEIGAIAREHNIIFHTDAVQAAGKYPLDVKAMNADLVSISAHKFHGPKGIGALYIRKGVKVSPIMQGGHHENRKRPGTENVPGIVGLAKACELAMESFKNPEAHEKIKQLRDKLQAGIFEEIPEVILNGHPEHRAENTLNVSVEFIEGEGMLIQMDFEGICASSGSACTSGSLDPSHVLLAMGLDHGTAHGSIRFSLSKYTTQEDIDEVLSVLPPAVEKLRNMSPFWKNRDKA; from the coding sequence ATGAAAATTCATTATCTGGACAATAACGCGACAACAAGAATGGACGATGAAGTTTTAAAGGCAATGATGCCTTATATGACTGAAAATTACGCCAATGCTTCAGGTGTTTATTCCTTTGGGCAGGACGCAAGAAAAGCCGTGGAAGAATCACGCGCGGTTGTAGCGCGGTTTTTTAACGCCGCTGACAGCAGGGAAATAATATTCACCTCCGGCGGTACGGAATCTGATAACATAGCCGTGCGCGGCGCCGCTTTGGCTAATTCATCCAAGGGAAAACATATAATCACAAGCGCCATTGAACATCATGCCGTATTAAATGTCTGCAAGGCGCTTGAAAAAGAGGGTTATGAAGTCACTTACCTTCCCGTGGACAAATACGGTGTTATAAATCCGGATGATGTAAAAAAAGCCATAAGGCCGGATACAATTCTTATCTCCATAATGGCGGTAAATAATGAAACCGGTACAATTGAACCCATATCGGAAATAGGCGCAATTGCAAGGGAGCATAATATTATATTTCACACCGACGCGGTTCAGGCTGCGGGCAAATACCCGTTGGATGTAAAAGCAATGAACGCTGATCTGGTTTCTATATCAGCCCATAAATTTCATGGCCCAAAAGGTATCGGCGCGCTGTACATAAGAAAAGGAGTAAAGGTTTCCCCTATAATGCAGGGAGGACACCACGAAAACAGAAAAAGGCCGGGCACTGAAAATGTTCCGGGAATTGTGGGCCTTGCCAAAGCGTGCGAGCTGGCCATGGAGAGTTTTAAAAATCCTGAAGCGCATGAAAAAATAAAACAGCTGCGCGATAAACTGCAGGCGGGTATATTTGAAGAAATTCCCGAAGTTATATTAAACGGACATCCTGAACACAGGGCGGAAAACACGCTTAATGTCAGCGTAGAATTTATAGAAGGCGAAGGAATGCTTATACAGATGGACTTTGAAGGCATATGCGCGTCATCGGGTTCCGCCTGTACGTCAGGTTCCCTTGACCCTTCGCACGTGCTTTTGGCAATGGGGCTTGACCACGGCACCGCGCACGGAAGCATACGTTTCAGCTTAAGCAAATATACCACGCAGGAAGATATAGACGAGGTGCTTTCAGTGCTTCCGCCGGCGGTTGAAAAGTTAAGAAATATGTCGCCATTCTGGAAAAACAGGGATAAAGCATAA